The genomic DNA CGAACTCCCTTCGGCGACTAGCGCCACGCCGATGACCGAACAGCCGAAAGAGATCGTCGTCGACATCGATTCCGAGGGGGCGCTGGTGCTCAACGGGAACACCGTCACGGCCGACGAATTGGAAACCGAATTGGTCCGCGGCGTCGCCAGCAATCCGGTCCATCAATCGGTTGTGATCCGCGCCGATCGACGCGTGCAATTTCAATCCGTTGTCACGGTGATGGATCTTTGCAACCGCACCGGTGTCGCTGATTACACCGTCACGACACAAGAAGGCCCCGGCGAATATTAGTTAACTGAAAGCATGTCTCTGAATCCCCATTCGAAACTGCCGTCGGACGAAGTGCCGCCCGAAAGCGACCACATGTGGCCGCTGGATTTGGCTCTCGTTGCGCTTGGTGGTTCGTTGATGTTTATGGCGGCCAGTCGCCTGGGGTGGGACGATCCACGTTGGCTGTACAACGCCAAAACCTACGCGATCGTGATTCCCGCCGGCATGATTTTGCTCGACCTGATGCTGCGGAACTTTGTTTCGCGGTACATGCAGCGGTCGTTGCAGTTTGGTTTTTTGGTCAGCATGTTTGTCCATCTGGTGCTGTTGATCCTTGCGATCAACGTCGTGATCTTTGCGCGGTATTGGCCCGATGCCGTCGTCGGTGCTCAGCCGCAGAAGACGCCGGTCCGCAAGACGCTGCCCGATAACCTGTTTCGCGTGAATCCCGATACCGTCGCCAAGCAGCCCGATTGGGCCAAGCCGGTCGATGCGACAAGTGAAGCTCGCGTGACCCCAGTCGAAGCGAAACGCTTGCCGCGAATCGCCGAGGTCGCCAAGCGGTTGGAGATGCCGACGCCGCCGCAAGTCGAACATCAGCCGCAGCCGTTTTTGGTTCCGCGAGATCAGCCGACCGAAGCGCAGCCGACGCTGGCCGATGCGCCGTCCAAGCTGGCTCGGCAGATCGCTGCGGTCACGCCCGAGATGCGTTCGACAACCGAATCGATTCAGACGCCCGATGTGCCGCAACAACAATCCGCGTCGCAATCGCCGCAGGCCAGCGCAGCGACGATCGCCCGCAGCCGCGCCGCCGGCGCGTCGGCTCAGCGGCCGCAATCGGCTCCCGAAATGCAAGCCTCGCCCAATCCCAGCGCCACGATCGCACGACGCAATACGCAGCAGGCGGTTCCGGAAATCCAGGCGCCCAGCGATGCCGCTGCGATGCTTCGCCGCGATGCGAGCTCGCGGACGACGCCGTCGATGTCAGCTCCCGCGGCGCCCAGCTTGAGCGTCGCGCGGCAGTCGGAACGGTCGACGCGTCAGTTGTCCGATCGCGGCAGCGGGCCGCCGCGTCGCGCGTCGATGTCCAGCGGCGCCTCGTTGGCGCCTTCGACGGCGCAGAGCGAATTGCCTAGCAGTCTCAGCGGAACTTCGACATCTCCCGCCGCGGCGGCGCAGCGTTCGCCGGGTGAGCAAGGGATGCCGTCGATCGCTTCGAGTATGGCCAACAGTTCCAGCCCGCTGACCGGCCGATCGCGAGGGACGGCGCGGTCGATGGCGATGTCCGCGGGTGCCGGACCGGTAGAGGTTCCGCAGCCGCGAGGAAGCGAAGGAGATGCTGCGTCGGGAGACGAACCCGGCCAGCAGTTGGCGGCTCGCGGAGCGATGACTGGCCGGGCGACAGCGGCCAGCGACGCGATGGCGTCGATCGGGACGCCGATGCCACTGAACATCATGGCCGACGATGGGCCCGCCGGTTTGGGACGCGAACTTGCGCCGCGGATGGGCTTTCCCTCGGACCGCCCCGACGATCGACCGATGATCGCGTTGCAGCCGAATCAGCAGCGGTTTCAACGGCGGCAGCTGGGCGGCCTGACGCCGCCGCCCGCCGAGCGCGTCGCATCGGTCGAACCGTTTCAGCGCCGCTTGATGCGGACCGCCGGCGGCGCCGCGCCTGCGCCGGCTGGGATGGTTGGTCCGGAGACCGAAGAGGCGATCGAACGGGGGCTGGCTTATCTGGCCGCTCGGCAGAAGCCCGATGGCAGTTGGTCGCTGCAAGGGCATGGCGAAGATGTGAGTTTGCGTAGCGATACCGCCGCAACAGCTCTCTGCGTGTTGGCCTTTCAGGGAGCCGGTTACACACATTTGAAGCATCAGTATGCCAATACCGTTGCCCGGGCGATCGGCTTTCTAACGAAGCATCAAAGCGAAAACGGCGACCTGTTTCGCAGTGAGGATCCAACTTCGAACCTTAACGTCTGGCTGTACAGTCACAGCATCGCGGCGCTTGCGGTTTGCGAAGCCTTTGGGATGACCAAAGATCCCGAGCTGACCGATCCGGCGCAGCGGGCTATCGATTTTATCGTTGCCAGCCAACATCCAACCCGCGGTGGTTGGCGGTATCAGCCGCAGGTTAGCAGCGATACCAGCGTGACCGGTTGGATGACGATGGCGCTGAAGAGCGGCGAGCTGGCGGGGCTGAAGGTTCCCGAGAAGACGTATCAAGGGATCGACAAATGGGTCACGCTCAGCCAGGATTCCGCGGGCAAGCCGTACCTGTTTCGCTATAACCCGTACGCTCTGGACACGCCCGCACAGCGGCATGGTCGCGAAGTCACGCCGACAATGACGGCGGTCGGGATGTTGATTCGGATGTATCGCGGTTGGCGACGCGACAATCCGAACATGGAAGCTGGCGCCGATTATCTGCTGACCCATCTCCCCGAGCTCGGCAGTCCCCGCCGGCCTCAGCGCGATACCTATTACTGGTACTACGCGACGCAGGTGATGTTTCACATGGGCGGCGAAACGTGGGAGCGGTGGAACAATAAACTGCATCCGTTGCTTATCCTCGGCCAGGAAAAAGATGGCCCCGACGTCGGCAGTTGGGATCCCAAGCTGCCGATTCCCGATCGCTGGTCTCCGCACGGCGGACGGCTGTATCTGACGACGATGAATCTATTGTCGTTGGAAATCTATTACCGACACCTGCCGATCTACGAAGACACCGCCCGCTGATTGTTGGTCGCGGCATCACCCTCCCTCAGGGAGGGTCGAACCCGCGCAGCGTGGTTCGGGGAGGGAAGTTTTCGGTGATCCCGCGTCGGTCGATCCGGCGGAATGCCCTCCCCGAAAAACTCGCTAAACGCTCGTTTTTCGACCCTCCCAACTTCGTTGGGCGGGTGCAGTTGATAGAGATTTGTAGATGTTCTCGCGTGCGAAAGTGACGATGGGATCAATTTCAGTGCGAGCTTGCTGGAGGGCCGGTGTCTAGTTGTGGTGTTGGTTGTTTGTCGGTGTTGCTTGGATTGGAATCTCTGTCCCTTCTTCACCCTCCCTCAGGGAGGGTCGAACCCGCGCAGCGTGGTTCGGGGAGGGAAGTGCGACAAGTCGATGTCGGTCGATCCTACGGACGGCCCTCCCCGAAAAACTCGCTAAACGCTCGTTCTTCGACCCTCCCAACTTCGTTGGGCGGGTGCAGGTGTATTGATGCTGTTGACTTGAATGCTGCACGATGATCCCGAGGGGAGTGATTGTTGTGGCATGTTAAGTTTTGCGTTCCGTTGATCGTTTGACGCTCTTCATTCCTGATCCGATAGCCTTGCGAGGTTTAAATTTGTAGGGCAGGCCCAATTCATAGGTGATCGCACGAGCGATCGCTTCGGCATCCTCTTCCACTTGCTTGTCAGTAAATCGGAGGACTTGCCAGCCGAGGCTTTCGATGTGTTTTTGGCGTTTCAAGTCGTCGCTCAAGACACTGTCGTGATAGCCACCGTCGATTTCGACAACCAGCATCATCTGAGGGCATGCAAAGTCGACGATCCATGGATGAATCGGATGTTGTCGCCGAAACTTTAACCCGCATAGCTGTTTCGCTCGGAGGACACTCCATAGCAAGCCCTCGGAGGCTGTTTGGGTTTGCCGTAACGCTCGTGCCCGTGAAATATCATCATCTGGTTGGTGTTCCGCCATGATTGCGTCTCTCGGGCTGGTTCTACTTCAATCGTTCGGATTCGCTGGTTGGGTGTCGTTGATCGTGAGGCTATCGGTTGCAGCACTACGTGAATTATATCGCCGGTGTCGGTCGATCTAGCGGTTTATCTGTCGGTGTTGCATGGGTCCGAATCATTTGCCCAACTTCACCCTCCCTCAGGGAGGGGCGAACCCTCGCAGCGCGGTTCGGGGAGGGGAGTTATTGGTGATTCCGTGTCGGTCGATCCTGCGGACGGCCCTCCCCGAAAAACTTGCTAGACGCTCGTTTTTCGACCCTCCCAACTTCGTTGGGCGGGTGCAGTTAATAAAGATTTGTAGGTGTTCTCGCGTGCGAAAGTGACGATTTGATCAATTGCAGTGTGACCTTGCTGAAGTGGCGGTGTCGAGTGTTGGTGTGATCGTTTTGTTGTGCTGATTGGACGGGATTCTCTGGCCCTTCTTTACCCTCCCTCAGGGAGGGTCGAACCCGCGCAGCGTGGTTCGGGGAGGGGAGTGCGACAAGTCGATGTCGGTCGATCCTGCGGACGGCCCTCCCCGAAAAACTCGCTAAACGCTCGTTTTTCGACACTCCCAACTTCGCCGGGCGGGTGCAGTTGCTGGATGGGAATCGGTGAATGCTCGCGATTGATTTCTTCGTTGGCTACAATGCTGCCAAGACCACGCGTCGCTTTACTGTCTAACTTCCCGCCTTGAGAACCTTCATGATGACAACGTTGTTTCGCAGCTTGCTGGCTGCTTGGATCCTTCTGCCCGCATCCGCTTTGTTTGCTCAAGACGTTGCGATCGACCAGCTCGATCCCGAGATGGCGGTCGCCAAGAAGACTGTCGATGGACTCGACTGGTACGACGTCACGCAGTGGGGTGTCGAGGGACGGATTCTTCCCGATCAAAAGCGCGAGCAGTGGTTCGATCGCTTTCCCGCGTCGGCGAAAGGGGAGGTGACTTCTAATGTCTGGAGCCTCAGTCGCGATAGTGCGGGGATGATGGTCCGCTTCAAAACCGATGCGACCGAGATTCACGTCCACTACAAACTGAAAAAGTCCCGCCTGGCCATGGCGCATATGCCTGCGACCGGTGTCAGCGGCGTCGATCTCTACGCCCGCGATGAAGCTGGTAACTGGCGATGGGTTCAGGTCACGCGGCCATCGTCGCAGGAGATGAAGGTCAAGATCGTCGGCGATTTGGCAGAGGGGATGCGAGAGTATGCCGCCTATTTGCCGCTGTACAACGGCGTCGAATTCATGAGCATCGGTGTGAAGCCGGGCAGCCACTTCGAAGGTCTCGCGCCGCGTCCCAAGCCGATCGTCTTCTATGGAACCAGCATCACCCACGGCGCGTGTGCCAGTCGCCCCGGCATGGTTCATACGGCGATCTTGGGCCGCCGAATGGATATGCCAGTCGTCAACTTGGGCTTCTCCGGCAACGGCCGCATGGACAAAGAGGTTGGCGATTACCTGACGCAAATCGATGCCGCGGCGTTTGTCATCGATTGCTTGCCGAACATGGGGCCTGCGGATGTCACGGCCAAATGTATTCCGCTGATCAAACAGCTCCGCGCCGCCCACCCGTCGACTCCGATCATCCTTGTCGAGGATCGTCGCAACACAAACGATTGGATTCTGCCAGCCCGGCAAGCACATCATACGAAGAACCACGCCGCGTTAAAAGCAGCTCACGCTAGCTTGGTCGCCGACGGGGTGACCGGCCTGCATTACATCACCGGCGATACTTTGTATGGCGACGACTCCGAAGGAGCGACCGATGGTTCGCACGCTAGCGACCTCGGGTTCATGCGACAGGCGATGCAGTTCGAACCGATTTTGCGCGGCGCTCTCGGTGAGGGACGCTAGTCCCCGCTTCCGGGTGGAACTCGAGTTTTGAACCTCGAGGGTCGGTGGACGGATATCGCTAAAGTCTGCGATACTCTCAGCACGTCCATCTCTTTTTAGCTGCCTATAGCTGCCACCGGCCTCCACTCGATTCCATCGAATCATGCTGAGCATTGAAACTCTGATCCTGATCATCGGCATCCTGCTGCTGCTGGGCATCGCGTCGAACAAGTTTTCGGCGCGGGCCGGTGTGCCGGTGCTGTTTGTCTTCTTGATCGTCGGCATGTTGGCCGGTTCCGAGGGGATCGGCGGGATCGAGTTCGAGGACTATTCATTAGCCTACGGGATCGGAACGGTCGCGTTGTGTCTGATCCTGTTCGACGGCGGCATCCGAACGCCCTATTCGTCGATCCGATCGGCCTGGAAGCCGGCGGGCGTCTTGGCGACCATCGGTGTCTTTATCACGGCATTGATCACCGGCGCGGCGGCCGCTTGGGTTTTGGAGATTTCGATCTGGCAGGGGATGCTGTTGGGCAGCATCGTCGGTTCGACCGATGCTTCGGTCGTCTTTTCGGTGCTCCGTGGTGGCGGCGTTAACATCCGCCCCAAGCTGGCCAATACGCTGGAGGTGGAGAGCGGGTCGAACGATCCGATGGCGATCTTCTTGACGATCGGTTTGATTCAGGTGCTCAGCGGCGAAGTCCCTTTTGGCTTCGGCTTGATCACGTTGTTTCTGAACCAGATCGTACTTGGCTCGGTCGTGGGGATCGGAATCGGTTGGGGCGGGGCGTGGCTGCTCAGCCACGTGCGACTCGAAGCCGCCGGGCTGTATCCCGTGATGGCATCGGCGCTGGCCCTGTTTTCGTTTGGGCTAGCTGCCGCGTTTGGTGGCAGCGGATTTTTGGCGGTCTACCTAACGGGAATCGTGATCGGCAACCGGCGCCCCGTCTTCTATCGCGGGATCTTGCTGTTTCATGATGCGGTCGCCTGGATCTGCCAGATATTAATGTTTACCGCGCTGGGGATCCTTTCGTTCCCGAGCCGGTTGGTTGGAGTCGCGGTTCCCGCATTGCTGATCTCGTTTGTGTTGATCTTCATCGCCCGCCCGATCGCCGTCTTCCTCTGTGCCTCTTGGTTTAAGTTCTCGTTTCGAGAGCTGACCTTCTTGTCCTGGGTGGGGCTGAAGGGAGCGATTCCGATCACGCTGGCTACCTTCCCGATGCTCGCGGGACTGCCGAGTGCCTCGTTGATGTTCGACACCGTCTTCTTCGTCGTCTTGACCTCGGCCTTGGTACAAGGCTGGACGCTGCCTCATATCGCGCGCTACTTGAAGCTGGAAGTGCCGACGCGTTTGCCGCCGCCGGTCACTCTCGAAATCAGTTCGTTGACCAACGTCGACGGTGACATCGTCGATTACTTTGTCGACGAGTCGTGTCAGGCGACGGGGCGGATGATCAAGGACCTGGCGTTGCCCGAGGGAGTTGTGATCGCGCTGCTGGTTCGCGACGAACAGATCATTCCACCGCAAGGGCGTTCGGTGTTGCATAGCGAAGATCATGTGATCGTCGTCTTGCGGCCGCGCGTTCGGGCGTTGGTCGACAGGATCTT from Rosistilla oblonga includes the following:
- a CDS encoding SGNH/GDSL hydrolase family protein; the encoded protein is MTTLFRSLLAAWILLPASALFAQDVAIDQLDPEMAVAKKTVDGLDWYDVTQWGVEGRILPDQKREQWFDRFPASAKGEVTSNVWSLSRDSAGMMVRFKTDATEIHVHYKLKKSRLAMAHMPATGVSGVDLYARDEAGNWRWVQVTRPSSQEMKVKIVGDLAEGMREYAAYLPLYNGVEFMSIGVKPGSHFEGLAPRPKPIVFYGTSITHGACASRPGMVHTAILGRRMDMPVVNLGFSGNGRMDKEVGDYLTQIDAAAFVIDCLPNMGPADVTAKCIPLIKQLRAAHPSTPIILVEDRRNTNDWILPARQAHHTKNHAALKAAHASLVADGVTGLHYITGDTLYGDDSEGATDGSHASDLGFMRQAMQFEPILRGALGEGR
- a CDS encoding potassium/proton antiporter; amino-acid sequence: MLSIETLILIIGILLLLGIASNKFSARAGVPVLFVFLIVGMLAGSEGIGGIEFEDYSLAYGIGTVALCLILFDGGIRTPYSSIRSAWKPAGVLATIGVFITALITGAAAAWVLEISIWQGMLLGSIVGSTDASVVFSVLRGGGVNIRPKLANTLEVESGSNDPMAIFLTIGLIQVLSGEVPFGFGLITLFLNQIVLGSVVGIGIGWGGAWLLSHVRLEAAGLYPVMASALALFSFGLAAAFGGSGFLAVYLTGIVIGNRRPVFYRGILLFHDAVAWICQILMFTALGILSFPSRLVGVAVPALLISFVLIFIARPIAVFLCASWFKFSFRELTFLSWVGLKGAIPITLATFPMLAGLPSASLMFDTVFFVVLTSALVQGWTLPHIARYLKLEVPTRLPPPVTLEISSLTNVDGDIVDYFVDESCQATGRMIKDLALPEGVVIALLVRDEQIIPPQGRSVLHSEDHVIVVLRPRVRALVDRIFAHREQLESPIPAELEFPLRGSIKVGEIEQFYGLSIDTDNDATLDELVRKRLDPADVKVGATVRCEQLAFRVRELSSGGTVEYVGMTILPQSDPNSGVEAES
- a CDS encoding prenyltransferase/squalene oxidase repeat-containing protein, translating into MSLNPHSKLPSDEVPPESDHMWPLDLALVALGGSLMFMAASRLGWDDPRWLYNAKTYAIVIPAGMILLDLMLRNFVSRYMQRSLQFGFLVSMFVHLVLLILAINVVIFARYWPDAVVGAQPQKTPVRKTLPDNLFRVNPDTVAKQPDWAKPVDATSEARVTPVEAKRLPRIAEVAKRLEMPTPPQVEHQPQPFLVPRDQPTEAQPTLADAPSKLARQIAAVTPEMRSTTESIQTPDVPQQQSASQSPQASAATIARSRAAGASAQRPQSAPEMQASPNPSATIARRNTQQAVPEIQAPSDAAAMLRRDASSRTTPSMSAPAAPSLSVARQSERSTRQLSDRGSGPPRRASMSSGASLAPSTAQSELPSSLSGTSTSPAAAAQRSPGEQGMPSIASSMANSSSPLTGRSRGTARSMAMSAGAGPVEVPQPRGSEGDAASGDEPGQQLAARGAMTGRATAASDAMASIGTPMPLNIMADDGPAGLGRELAPRMGFPSDRPDDRPMIALQPNQQRFQRRQLGGLTPPPAERVASVEPFQRRLMRTAGGAAPAPAGMVGPETEEAIERGLAYLAARQKPDGSWSLQGHGEDVSLRSDTAATALCVLAFQGAGYTHLKHQYANTVARAIGFLTKHQSENGDLFRSEDPTSNLNVWLYSHSIAALAVCEAFGMTKDPELTDPAQRAIDFIVASQHPTRGGWRYQPQVSSDTSVTGWMTMALKSGELAGLKVPEKTYQGIDKWVTLSQDSAGKPYLFRYNPYALDTPAQRHGREVTPTMTAVGMLIRMYRGWRRDNPNMEAGADYLLTHLPELGSPRRPQRDTYYWYYATQVMFHMGGETWERWNNKLHPLLILGQEKDGPDVGSWDPKLPIPDRWSPHGGRLYLTTMNLLSLEIYYRHLPIYEDTAR
- a CDS encoding endonuclease domain-containing protein → MAEHQPDDDISRARALRQTQTASEGLLWSVLRAKQLCGLKFRRQHPIHPWIVDFACPQMMLVVEIDGGYHDSVLSDDLKRQKHIESLGWQVLRFTDKQVEEDAEAIARAITYELGLPYKFKPRKAIGSGMKSVKRSTERKT
- a CDS encoding ExbD/TolR family protein, whose protein sequence is MAVQLKKSQATSTLSLTPLIDVVFLLLIFFLVASRFAQEDRRIPIELPSATSATPMTEQPKEIVVDIDSEGALVLNGNTVTADELETELVRGVASNPVHQSVVIRADRRVQFQSVVTVMDLCNRTGVADYTVTTQEGPGEY